The following proteins are co-located in the Paenibacillus sp. JNUCC32 genome:
- a CDS encoding TIGR02206 family membrane protein, which produces MVISNKILCTFKKEWSCIESYFDPQYPEAFAAFSVEHWITIGICIILGLLLYLFRTAIASKPSLQKTVRWGLLAALALPEASLHVWYVSTGIWDPATSLPLELCSLTLFLSIAILLTDKRRLYPLVYFAGIGGALQAVLTPNLGYPFPHFRFFHFFVVHIAIIMTALYMTWVRGYRPTWKSIAWTMVFLNVSALLVGLVNLAVGSNYMFLMRKPDTASLLDLLGPHPVYIVVEELIALSLFILMHLAFFVIPDRMRRSRRRKHGPASLSSTGG; this is translated from the coding sequence ATGGTAATATCGAATAAAATCTTATGTACATTCAAAAAGGAGTGGTCATGCATCGAATCCTATTTTGATCCGCAATACCCGGAAGCGTTTGCTGCCTTTTCCGTTGAACATTGGATAACCATTGGCATATGCATCATCCTTGGCCTGCTGCTGTACCTGTTCAGGACTGCCATCGCCTCCAAGCCTTCTCTGCAAAAGACCGTAAGATGGGGCCTGCTCGCTGCCCTTGCGTTGCCAGAAGCTTCCCTTCATGTCTGGTATGTGTCAACGGGAATATGGGATCCAGCCACTTCGCTTCCCTTGGAGTTGTGCAGTCTGACCCTGTTTCTCTCCATCGCCATCCTGCTTACGGATAAACGCCGCTTATACCCGCTGGTTTACTTTGCGGGAATCGGGGGAGCCCTGCAAGCTGTATTAACCCCTAATTTGGGATACCCTTTTCCGCACTTCCGGTTCTTTCATTTCTTTGTTGTCCATATCGCGATCATCATGACGGCATTGTATATGACATGGGTTCGGGGGTACCGTCCCACCTGGAAATCCATCGCCTGGACGATGGTCTTTCTTAACGTGTCCGCACTTTTAGTCGGTCTGGTCAACCTCGCTGTCGGTTCGAACTATATGTTCCTGATGCGCAAGCCGGATACGGCTTCGCTGCTCGATCTGCTGGGGCCGCATCCCGTTTATATTGTTGTAGAAGAACTTATCGCGCTATCGCTGTTTATCCTCATGCATCTCGCCTTCTTCGTCATCCCGGATCGGATGAGGCGCAGCCGCCGACGCAAACACGGGCCGGCTTCCTTGTCTTCGACAGGCGGTTGA
- a CDS encoding SDR family oxidoreductase: protein MKVLVAGANGQIGKQLTFLLHEHDAYSVKAMVRREEQAAYYREAGIECVIANLEGSVKELAEAARDCQAVVFAAGSGGATGYDKTLLIDLDGAVKMVEAAEEAKVPRFVMVSAIGAHHRESWNGDIKPYYAAKHYADRMLRHSSLSYTIIRPGGLLNEPGTGRITAAENIKGGSIPREDVAKTIMFALDEEHTFRRSFDLISGETPISEALSSL, encoded by the coding sequence ATGAAGGTCCTAGTGGCCGGCGCGAACGGCCAGATTGGCAAACAGCTTACATTTCTCCTGCATGAGCATGATGCCTATAGCGTAAAAGCCATGGTTCGGAGGGAGGAGCAGGCAGCCTATTATCGAGAAGCGGGAATAGAGTGCGTAATCGCGAATTTGGAAGGATCGGTCAAGGAACTGGCGGAAGCAGCACGAGATTGCCAGGCAGTGGTATTCGCGGCTGGTTCTGGCGGAGCTACCGGATACGACAAAACGCTGCTGATCGATCTGGACGGAGCCGTCAAGATGGTGGAAGCTGCCGAAGAGGCGAAGGTCCCGCGCTTTGTGATGGTTAGCGCGATTGGGGCCCATCATCGAGAATCTTGGAACGGGGACATCAAACCGTATTATGCCGCCAAGCATTACGCGGATCGAATGCTTCGTCACAGCAGCCTCTCCTATACGATCATTCGTCCGGGAGGACTTTTGAATGAGCCTGGTACCGGCCGCATTACGGCTGCGGAGAATATCAAGGGCGGCTCGATTCCGCGCGAGGATGTGGCGAAAACGATCATGTTTGCGCTGGACGAAGAACATACCTTCCGGCGTTCCTTCGACCTGATTTCAGGCGAAACGCCTATCTCGGAAGCTCTATCGTCACTCTAA
- a CDS encoding permease, translating into MNHSSDGGRALNHTDRRRTVWLITIFIIIAATGLTYVKWWPYYDKALKAIMEHSIGSSILGMDPADAAPSWQAAWNYALTYFKAVWKAAVLGILLGTLVQSLLPSQWLLRVLGKTTFGSTAIGGIASIPGMMCSCCAAPIAIGLRKKKVSVGSALAFWIGNPTINPATLVFMTFVLSWKFTVLRLIFGILLTFGVSYLANRFAKEADPVEIDAPQSTDQTDERPLWKRWLTSIGQMLVRVVPAYFIAVLLLGAMQAWMFPHLGAAAGNTLLAVIFFSVMGMLFVIPTAAEIPIIQAFMAAGLGAGPAAALLLTLPAVSLPSLLMVRRSFPKRVLWFVTASVVLLGILCGVAGMLIL; encoded by the coding sequence ATGAATCACTCAAGCGACGGTGGAAGGGCCTTGAATCATACGGATCGCAGAAGAACCGTCTGGCTCATCACCATCTTCATCATCATAGCAGCAACAGGCCTTACCTATGTGAAGTGGTGGCCTTACTACGATAAAGCGCTCAAAGCTATTATGGAACACAGCATCGGCTCTTCCATATTAGGCATGGATCCGGCCGATGCCGCCCCTTCTTGGCAGGCAGCCTGGAATTATGCGCTCACCTATTTTAAAGCGGTTTGGAAAGCGGCGGTGCTCGGCATTCTGCTCGGGACTCTGGTCCAGTCGCTGCTGCCATCCCAATGGCTGCTTCGGGTCCTTGGCAAAACGACCTTCGGCAGCACGGCGATTGGAGGAATCGCCTCCATTCCGGGCATGATGTGCTCCTGCTGCGCCGCACCGATCGCGATCGGTCTGCGCAAGAAAAAGGTGTCGGTCGGCTCTGCTCTCGCGTTCTGGATCGGCAATCCAACCATCAATCCGGCAACGCTCGTATTCATGACGTTTGTTTTATCATGGAAATTCACCGTGCTGCGATTGATCTTCGGCATCCTGCTAACTTTCGGCGTCAGCTACCTGGCAAACCGCTTCGCCAAGGAAGCGGATCCCGTGGAGATCGATGCGCCTCAGAGCACGGATCAAACCGATGAGCGTCCGCTGTGGAAACGCTGGTTAACCAGCATCGGGCAGATGCTGGTTCGGGTGGTCCCGGCTTACTTTATAGCCGTTCTGCTCCTTGGCGCCATGCAGGCATGGATGTTCCCGCATTTGGGAGCGGCAGCGGGGAACACGCTCTTGGCCGTCATCTTCTTCTCCGTGATGGGAATGCTGTTCGTCATTCCGACCGCGGCGGAAATCCCGATCATCCAGGCCTTTATGGCAGCGGGCCTGGGGGCGGGTCCGGCCGCGGCGCTGCTTCTGACGCTGCCGGCTGTCAGTCTTCCGTCTCTGCTTATGGTGAGGCGTTCATTCCCTAAAAGAGTTTTGTGGTTTGTTACTGCCTCCGTCGTCCTGCTTGGGATTCTTTGCGGCGTGGCGGGAATGCTGATTCTGTAG
- the selD gene encoding selenide, water dikinase SelD, which yields MSQSDKIKLTSYSSKGGCGCKIGPADLAQVIRKLPQAEPNPNLLVGLDTSDDAGVYRLTDDLAMVQTVDFFTPIVDDPYDFGQVAAANAISDIYAMGGKPLTALNIVAFPISTLDKQVLTDILRGAGDKLKEAGVTLVGGHSIDDKEPKFGLAVTGTVHPDRVRTNAGAKPGDALILTKPIGVGILTSSIKKDLLTEDEIRRVTAVMAALNKTAAETMEPYDVHACTDVTGFGLLGHALEMAKGSGTGIRISKPSVPVLERVREMADGGVIPGGTKNNYEHVKNDVDFPDSMDQIDKWILCDAVTSGGLLIAVDGSQAEPLLAELRQAGLEAGRIGEVVHDHPNRIVVEA from the coding sequence ATGAGTCAATCGGACAAAATAAAACTAACCTCGTATTCCTCCAAAGGTGGCTGCGGCTGCAAGATCGGACCTGCCGATCTGGCGCAGGTCATCCGCAAGCTTCCGCAAGCCGAGCCGAATCCTAATTTATTGGTTGGTCTGGATACCAGCGATGATGCGGGCGTATACCGTCTCACGGATGATCTGGCCATGGTGCAGACCGTCGATTTCTTTACGCCGATCGTGGATGACCCTTATGATTTCGGTCAGGTGGCCGCGGCGAATGCCATCAGCGATATCTATGCCATGGGCGGCAAACCGCTGACCGCCTTGAATATCGTAGCATTCCCGATTTCGACGCTGGACAAGCAGGTCTTGACGGATATTTTGAGAGGTGCAGGAGATAAATTGAAGGAAGCGGGGGTTACCCTGGTTGGCGGACACTCCATCGATGACAAAGAGCCGAAGTTCGGCCTTGCCGTAACGGGGACCGTTCACCCGGACCGGGTAAGAACCAATGCCGGAGCCAAGCCGGGCGATGCCTTGATTCTTACGAAGCCGATTGGCGTGGGCATCCTGACGAGCTCCATTAAGAAGGATCTGTTAACTGAAGATGAGATTCGCCGCGTTACCGCCGTCATGGCGGCACTGAACAAAACGGCTGCCGAGACGATGGAGCCTTACGATGTGCATGCCTGCACCGACGTGACGGGGTTCGGTCTCCTTGGCCATGCACTCGAAATGGCCAAAGGCAGCGGCACGGGCATCCGGATTTCAAAGCCTTCCGTTCCCGTTCTGGAACGGGTTCGGGAAATGGCCGACGGGGGCGTCATTCCGGGCGGCACCAAAAACAATTATGAACACGTGAAAAACGACGTGGATTTCCCGGATAGCATGGACCAGATCGATAAATGGATATTGTGCGATGCCGTGACGTCAGGGGGACTCCTCATTGCCGTTGACGGCTCGCAGGCCGAACCATTACTGGCAGAGCTTCGCCAAGCCGGGCTGGAAGCCGGCAGAATCGGAGAAGTCGTACATGACCATCCGAATCGCATTGTCGTTGAGGCGTAA
- the mnmH gene encoding tRNA 2-selenouridine(34) synthase MnmH — MFQDITVKELLELQNSKKITLIDVRSPSEYKDSTIPGSLNIPVFNDEERAEIGTIYKQVSVDAAKERGLAIMSAKLPSFVKQFKEIEGDKAVYCWRGGMRSRTAATVLSLMDIHVNRITGGIKAYRKYVLDTLEQKSLDAEAFVLHGLTGTGKTAVLRQLQQEGYPVVDLEGLAGHRGSIFGHIGLPSNNQKTFDAELVERLKQLENSPYLLFEAESKRIGKIVVPDFLMKKKESGAAIVLELPMAERVRQILEDYNPAAYKEQYLAAFQLIKNRIHTPIAAEIGKSLEEGRYAQGIQLLLEHYYDPKYNYSFSQYEDNAPIVVAVDRVEEAVDAVKDILRSRMLHKTGA; from the coding sequence ATGTTTCAAGACATCACCGTAAAAGAATTATTGGAACTGCAAAACAGCAAGAAGATTACTTTGATTGATGTCCGTTCCCCTTCGGAATACAAGGACTCCACCATTCCGGGGAGTCTGAACATTCCGGTCTTCAATGATGAAGAACGGGCGGAGATCGGGACGATTTACAAGCAGGTGAGCGTGGATGCGGCCAAAGAGCGGGGGCTCGCCATCATGTCGGCCAAGCTACCCAGCTTCGTGAAGCAGTTCAAAGAGATCGAAGGAGATAAGGCGGTCTATTGCTGGCGCGGCGGCATGCGCAGCCGAACGGCTGCAACGGTGCTGTCCCTGATGGATATCCATGTCAATCGGATTACGGGCGGGATTAAGGCTTACCGGAAGTATGTGCTGGATACGCTTGAGCAGAAGAGTCTGGATGCGGAAGCGTTTGTCCTTCACGGATTGACGGGTACGGGCAAGACGGCAGTGCTAAGGCAGCTTCAGCAGGAAGGCTACCCCGTCGTGGACCTGGAAGGGCTCGCAGGCCACCGCGGCTCGATCTTCGGGCATATCGGACTGCCGTCCAACAATCAGAAGACTTTCGATGCGGAGTTGGTTGAACGGCTGAAGCAATTGGAAAATTCGCCTTATTTGTTATTTGAGGCCGAGAGCAAACGGATCGGCAAAATCGTCGTTCCCGATTTCCTGATGAAGAAGAAGGAGTCGGGGGCAGCCATCGTATTGGAATTGCCGATGGCGGAGCGTGTTCGCCAGATACTGGAGGATTACAACCCTGCGGCTTATAAAGAGCAATATTTGGCGGCCTTTCAATTAATCAAGAACCGAATCCACACTCCGATCGCCGCGGAAATTGGCAAGTCTTTGGAGGAGGGAAGGTATGCTCAGGGAATACAGCTGCTGCTTGAGCATTATTATGATCCCAAATATAATTACTCCTTCAGTCAATATGAGGACAACGCTCCTATCGTTGTAGCGGTAGATCGGGTAGAAGAAGCGGTGGATGCCGTAAAAGACATACTGCGAAGCCGAATGCTGCACAAGACAGGCGCGTAA
- a CDS encoding LytTR family transcriptional regulator DNA-binding domain-containing protein, with protein sequence MMKHVSESRNMYEDFVVETDILFFKTGSHGLVSFHGRNYNIKKRMTAEKIASLLSGKQFYHVGGNCYVNVDKITTVEQGIVYFGEKAPSAKHLRIPRWKQESLKRLVAEVKQPV encoded by the coding sequence ATGATGAAGCACGTATCGGAATCCCGCAACATGTATGAGGACTTCGTGGTGGAGACAGACATTCTGTTCTTTAAAACCGGATCGCACGGTTTGGTCAGCTTTCACGGCAGGAACTATAATATTAAAAAGAGAATGACTGCCGAAAAAATCGCATCCCTGCTGTCCGGTAAACAGTTCTATCATGTCGGCGGCAACTGCTACGTCAACGTAGACAAAATAACTACGGTAGAGCAAGGCATCGTTTATTTCGGGGAAAAGGCGCCTTCCGCTAAACATCTTCGCATTCCCAGATGGAAGCAGGAATCGCTGAAGCGCCTGGTTGCTGAAGTCAAACAGCCGGTTTGA
- a CDS encoding phosphatase PAP2 family protein: MSGEKIYPASGRQRWIFLISMISFIGFVILAALVKRESLAALDLAIITTVQALEHPLLTDIAIGLSFIGSIGPVIVLSLIVIAVLYWILGHRKEILLLIVVVFGSSILNLLLKWVFQRARPDINRLIEITGYSYPSGHSMGAFSFYSVLAYLLWRHIDSRAGRGTLIAVSIAMILSIGLSRIYLGVHYPSDIVGGYLASCAWLGFMIRSYEKRMGKRANPDDVNEETA; encoded by the coding sequence TTGAGCGGAGAGAAGATATACCCTGCTTCAGGAAGACAACGCTGGATATTCCTCATTTCGATGATCAGCTTCATCGGATTTGTCATTCTGGCGGCGCTGGTAAAGCGGGAAAGCCTGGCAGCGCTTGATTTGGCGATCATTACGACGGTACAAGCCCTTGAACATCCGCTGCTTACGGATATTGCCATCGGGCTGTCATTCATAGGCTCCATCGGACCGGTGATCGTGTTAAGCCTGATCGTGATCGCCGTGCTATATTGGATTCTGGGCCACCGCAAGGAGATTCTTCTCCTTATTGTGGTCGTCTTCGGTTCATCTATTCTGAATTTATTATTAAAATGGGTGTTTCAACGTGCAAGGCCGGACATCAACCGCCTGATCGAAATAACGGGATACAGCTATCCCAGCGGCCATTCGATGGGAGCCTTCTCGTTCTACAGCGTGCTCGCTTACTTGTTGTGGAGACATATTGACAGCAGAGCGGGGAGAGGGACGTTGATTGCCGTTTCCATCGCGATGATTCTAAGCATCGGACTTAGTCGGATCTATCTCGGCGTCCATTACCCGAGCGACATCGTTGGCGGATACCTGGCTTCTTGCGCTTGGCTTGGGTTCATGATCCGATCTTACGAGAAAAGGATGGGGAAGCGGGCCAACCCGGATGATGTCAATGAAGAGACTGCATAA
- a CDS encoding peptidyl-prolyl cis-trans isomerase, translating to MKDNDLQPNHPGQPEDDQGQAQEKENNQQDQGGLPHEEERIDSTYPESDELYKDENEHPAVMHSGDQPHYDEQPPADGGGNGSKGWMIASLVLAAALIVVLIVPPFAKGSGNEAIAKVNDVNITKDNLYDELVSVGGKQTLNSMITEELIQQELKNKSITVTDADVNKEVDALKASFPSEEQFNMALQQNGMTLDNLKEQTKTQVELKKLMADKIKVTDEEVKEVYDQNKESFATPEQVRASHILVETKEEAEAIVKQLKEGADFATIAKEKNQDATKDTGGDLNFFGRGEMDPAFEEAAFKLKKDEISEPVKSSFGYHIIKVTDRKEATNPTLEDKKEEIRSQLENQKVYAESTAYIQELKDKATITNTLEEAPAEAPAEAPADATETP from the coding sequence ATGAAAGATAACGATTTGCAGCCAAACCATCCGGGACAGCCCGAGGATGATCAGGGACAAGCCCAAGAGAAAGAGAATAACCAACAAGATCAAGGCGGCTTGCCTCATGAAGAAGAAAGAATAGATTCCACCTATCCGGAGTCCGACGAGCTGTACAAGGATGAGAACGAACACCCAGCCGTTATGCATTCGGGAGATCAACCGCATTACGATGAACAGCCACCTGCAGATGGCGGCGGCAACGGAAGCAAAGGTTGGATGATCGCGTCGCTGGTTTTGGCGGCTGCCTTAATCGTCGTCCTGATCGTACCTCCGTTTGCCAAGGGATCCGGCAATGAAGCTATAGCTAAAGTCAACGACGTTAACATTACCAAGGATAATCTGTACGATGAGCTTGTCAGCGTAGGCGGCAAACAAACGCTGAATTCCATGATCACAGAGGAATTGATCCAGCAGGAACTGAAGAACAAGTCCATTACGGTGACCGATGCCGATGTGAATAAAGAAGTGGATGCGCTGAAGGCCTCCTTCCCTTCCGAGGAACAATTCAATATGGCTCTGCAGCAAAACGGCATGACGCTCGACAACCTGAAGGAGCAGACCAAAACCCAGGTTGAGCTTAAAAAGCTGATGGCCGACAAAATCAAGGTAACCGACGAAGAAGTCAAAGAAGTGTATGACCAAAACAAAGAAAGCTTCGCAACGCCTGAGCAGGTTCGCGCTTCCCACATCCTCGTTGAGACCAAGGAAGAAGCCGAAGCCATCGTGAAGCAGCTGAAGGAAGGCGCTGACTTCGCAACGATTGCTAAAGAGAAAAACCAGGATGCAACCAAGGATACCGGCGGCGACCTGAATTTCTTCGGACGCGGCGAAATGGACCCCGCATTTGAAGAAGCGGCGTTCAAACTGAAGAAAGATGAAATCAGCGAACCGGTGAAGAGCTCCTTCGGATACCACATCATCAAGGTTACCGATCGTAAGGAAGCAACGAATCCTACCTTGGAAGACAAGAAGGAAGAAATCCGCAGCCAGCTTGAGAACCAGAAGGTCTATGCCGAATCCACAGCCTACATTCAAGAGCTGAAGGATAAAGCTACCATCACGAATACCCTGGAAGAAGCTCCTGCTGAAGCTCCAGCAGAAGCTCCGGCTGATGCTACAGAGACACCTTAA
- a CDS encoding FUSC family protein encodes MAFGARMFKTGLAVTLALYLAMLFDFKSPVVAAIAAIFAMQPSIYRSWRYFLDQLQTSTLGAILAMLGGYFLSNQPISVGLVCILVIMICMKLKMGETIGLTLVTVISVMEASGQWDFALNRFILTIIGIISAFLINILVFPPKPKEQYITRIHIVFGKMSLLLRTAISHEMKDSVYRAEKKELESAIKSLSDKYNLFEEEQKKLKRAKYSQARQLVVYKQLLQSLRKGYEVLDAVENHYFQADRSDEIDEQFDHNLERLMKYHEHILWKFEDKLKPNEDEAETMAENNEAFMEQVMCGPGSNPGGLRLAVVAASMYDYGYQLDRLNRVADQISRVVDDKEQEDAMFSWLRK; translated from the coding sequence GTGGCGTTTGGAGCAAGAATGTTCAAAACCGGCCTAGCCGTGACGCTGGCTCTTTATTTAGCCATGCTGTTTGACTTTAAATCACCTGTCGTAGCCGCCATCGCCGCGATTTTCGCGATGCAGCCATCGATATACAGGTCGTGGAGATATTTTCTGGACCAGCTGCAGACCAGTACGCTCGGTGCGATTCTGGCCATGCTCGGAGGGTATTTTTTATCGAATCAACCGATTTCCGTCGGTTTGGTCTGTATTCTAGTGATCATGATTTGCATGAAGCTGAAAATGGGCGAGACCATCGGACTTACGCTTGTTACGGTCATATCCGTGATGGAAGCTTCCGGACAATGGGACTTTGCCCTCAATCGCTTTATTCTGACGATTATCGGCATCATATCTGCATTCCTCATCAATATTCTTGTGTTTCCACCGAAACCGAAGGAACAGTACATCACGCGGATTCATATTGTATTTGGCAAAATGTCGCTGCTGCTGCGCACGGCGATCTCCCATGAAATGAAGGATTCGGTCTACCGTGCGGAGAAGAAAGAACTGGAATCGGCCATCAAATCGTTGTCCGACAAATACAATTTGTTTGAGGAAGAGCAGAAGAAGCTGAAGCGGGCGAAATACAGTCAAGCAAGACAGCTCGTGGTGTATAAGCAGCTGCTCCAATCCCTTCGCAAGGGGTATGAAGTGCTGGATGCGGTGGAGAACCACTATTTCCAGGCGGATCGATCCGATGAAATCGACGAACAGTTTGATCACAATCTGGAGCGGTTAATGAAGTACCATGAGCATATTTTGTGGAAATTCGAAGATAAACTTAAGCCGAACGAGGATGAGGCCGAGACCATGGCGGAGAACAATGAAGCTTTCATGGAGCAGGTGATGTGCGGGCCCGGCTCAAATCCCGGCGGACTTCGGCTGGCGGTGGTCGCCGCCTCCATGTACGACTACGGCTATCAGCTTGACCGGTTGAATCGGGTGGCGGATCAAATCAGCCGAGTCGTGGATGATAAGGAGCAAGAGGATGCCATGTTCTCGTGGCTGCGAAAATAA
- a CDS encoding aldose 1-epimerase yields the protein MNHKAYEGSYQGERAVWLQHGPYEAAILPEIGGNLIAFRDNVSGYRFLREPEENEMEAFKASPGVHGIPVLFPPNRYEDGRFPWNGQTYQFPVNEEETGNHLHGFLHTTPWSVEDYGSSETESYVVVSVTVDEHHPVYAMLPHRFTFRLRYTLNQDGLAQHVFIRNQGTSSMPCLLAFHTAINAPYAPESTADDCVVRITIGERWEMSDRMLPTGKFQALTAEEKLLRTSGVNPYFDSMDNHYTAVPQNGRNRMELTDTKLGKTFVYDVGNSYKQWMVWNSKASRKFFCPEPQINLVNAPNTDLPADEIGLFGLAPGEIWEASSRLYLKN from the coding sequence ATGAACCACAAAGCGTATGAAGGATCGTATCAGGGAGAGCGTGCGGTTTGGCTCCAGCATGGCCCTTATGAAGCGGCGATATTGCCTGAAATCGGAGGCAATCTCATCGCTTTCAGGGATAACGTAAGCGGTTACCGGTTCCTGCGCGAGCCGGAAGAGAACGAAATGGAAGCGTTCAAAGCCAGTCCGGGCGTTCACGGCATTCCTGTTCTGTTTCCGCCTAACCGATATGAGGACGGACGGTTTCCTTGGAACGGACAAACCTATCAATTCCCGGTAAATGAAGAAGAGACGGGCAATCACCTCCATGGTTTTTTACATACGACCCCTTGGAGTGTCGAGGATTATGGCAGCAGCGAGACCGAGAGTTATGTGGTGGTCTCCGTCACGGTTGACGAGCATCATCCGGTGTACGCCATGCTTCCGCATCGCTTCACCTTCCGGCTTCGCTACACGCTGAATCAGGACGGCTTGGCCCAGCATGTGTTTATACGGAATCAGGGTACCAGCAGCATGCCGTGCCTGCTAGCCTTCCATACGGCGATCAATGCTCCCTATGCCCCGGAAAGCACGGCGGATGATTGCGTCGTGAGAATCACCATTGGCGAGCGGTGGGAGATGAGCGACCGGATGCTGCCGACCGGCAAGTTCCAAGCGCTGACGGCAGAGGAAAAGCTGCTTCGCACGAGCGGCGTGAATCCCTATTTCGATTCGATGGACAACCATTATACGGCCGTTCCGCAAAACGGCAGAAACCGCATGGAGCTGACGGATACCAAGCTAGGCAAAACATTCGTTTACGATGTCGGCAACTCGTATAAGCAGTGGATGGTATGGAACAGCAAAGCGTCCCGCAAATTTTTCTGTCCTGAACCGCAGATCAACCTGGTTAATGCACCGAACACGGACTTGCCTGCGGACGAGATCGGTTTGTTCGGTTTGGCGCCGGGCGAGATTTGGGAGGCAAGCTCCCGTTTGTATCTTAAGAATTAG